The following nucleotide sequence is from Streptomyces pactum.
CCATCACACCGGGTGGCGGTTCCCCGGCCGCGGGGCCCGTACCGCGCCGCCGGACACCACCGCGGGCGACCGCCGCCCCCGGTCCCCGGGCGGGTTCCGCGGGGACCGCCCGGCGCGTCCACCGGGCCGCGTCCGGCCTGGTGGCAACGGGTTTCCGAGGGCCGCACGACGGTCGGCGCCGGGGCGCTCGGCCGGCCGGACCGCGGGAAACCGCCCGTCCCGGGTACCCGCCCCGGGAGGAGGCCGCCCGGGGCACCGGAAGGGAAGCCGTCGTTCAATTTCTGGCCATCCGGAACCTATCCCCCGGCAGGTCGTGGCTGGGACGCTTCGCGCGTCCGTGACACAGACGATGCGAGGAGTCCCACCTATGCACATCCGACCGCTCGCCGCCCTGTCCGGCGCGTTCCTGGGTATCTCGGCGCTGCTGCTGCCCTCGGCCGCCGCCCAGGCCGCGGACCACCCGCACAGACCGATCACCGTGGCCCACCGCGGCGCGTCCGCCTACGCCCCGGAGAACACGCTCGCCGCCGTGGACGCCGCCGACGACCTGGGCGTGGCGTGGGTGGAGAACGACGTCCAGCGCACCAAGGACGGTGAGCTGGTCATCATGCACGACACCACGCTGAACCGGACCACCGATGTCGAGCAGCTCTTCCCCGACCGCGCGCCGTGGAAGGTCGCCGACTTCACCCTGGCGGAGATCAAGCGCCTGGACGCCGGCAGCTGGTTCGGCGCCCGGTTCGCCGGCGAGCGCGTGCCCACCCTGGAGGAGTACCTGGACAAGGTCTCGGCCAACCACCAGAACCTGCTGATGGAACTGAAGGCTCCGGAGCTGTACCCGGGCATCGAGAGCCAGACGCTGCAGGTGCTGCGGGAGGAGGGGTGGCTCAACCGGCACCACGTGAAGCACCGGCTGATCATCCAGAGCTTCAGCGCCCCGTCGGTGCGGACCGTCCACCACCTGCGCCCGGACGTCAAGACCGGCTTCCTCGGCACCCCTGCCGTCGCCGACCTGCCCGAGTACGCCGCGTTCACCGACCAGATCAACCCCAGCTACCGGACCATAAACGCCGCGTACGTGGCCGCGGTCAAGGAGCTCGACGGGGCGCACGGCAAGCCGCTTGAGGTCTTCACCTGGACGGTGAACGACGGCCCGAACGCGGTCTCCGTGGCCCGGATGGGGGTGACCGGCATCATCAGCAACAACCCCG
It contains:
- a CDS encoding glycerophosphodiester phosphodiesterase gives rise to the protein MHIRPLAALSGAFLGISALLLPSAAAQAADHPHRPITVAHRGASAYAPENTLAAVDAADDLGVAWVENDVQRTKDGELVIMHDTTLNRTTDVEQLFPDRAPWKVADFTLAEIKRLDAGSWFGARFAGERVPTLEEYLDKVSANHQNLLMELKAPELYPGIESQTLQVLREEGWLNRHHVKHRLIIQSFSAPSVRTVHHLRPDVKTGFLGTPAVADLPEYAAFTDQINPSYRTINAAYVAAVKELDGAHGKPLEVFTWTVNDGPNAVSVARMGVTGIISNNPDVVRDAVAGAAREETPATEATDEGTREETPAAVQEPVGALAGR